One Gossypium hirsutum isolate 1008001.06 chromosome A11, Gossypium_hirsutum_v2.1, whole genome shotgun sequence genomic window carries:
- the LOC107910912 gene encoding protein NEN1 produces MNPTTSGDRSEICFFDLETTIPRRRGQGFSILEFGAILVCPKRLVELKSFASLVRPDELSSISLDSVRFNGITRDAVAEAPSFSDIAEEVYGFLHGSVWAGHNIVKFDCVRIREAFEKIGRPAPEPKGIIDSLALLTKKFGRRAGDMKMETLANYFGLGKQTHRSLDDVRMNLEVLKYCATVLFLESSLPDIFTADCAVSPGPTTSTSSKLYSESPILDMYTLSPSSPSKSVPCISLMDLENGEDHPIVSLQTCHTVEVNSDATTPAQSDPFDMTQLKNEIKTEALKLDAIAKEKPEPQSPDISPARATVEGCSGYAGFLELDEVSTTSISVSITSHCRGTHRIKLLHRNVALQLCCPRLRVRFGINPKFVNQAGWPRLSFLVDATPIFCEILDSCDAVAKKFSEDHGSSSEWRHVVIRNYSYVNNPTVRLHIPTIVNGDTAQYGTEIHRKDQSGNVQQYIFDKFDVTKLSNLLRTGISLDAFFSLDTYYYQQSAGIRLVAKKLVIHPSQ; encoded by the exons ATGAATCCGACAACGTCCGGCGACAGATCAGAGATATGCTTCTTCGATCTGGAAACCACCATACCACGACGGCGCGGCCAAGGCTTTTCCATTCTCGAGTTCGGAGCCATTTTAGTTTGCCCGAAAAGGCTGGTGGAGCTCAAGAGCTTTGCCTCCCTTGTCCGACCCGACGAGCTCTCTTCCATTTCCCTCGATTCCGTTCGCTTTAACGGTATCACCCGAGATGCCGTTGCCGAGGCACCTTCCTTTTCCGATATCGCCGAAGAAGTTTACGGTTTCCTCCACG GAAGCGTGTGGGCGGGGCATAATATAGTGAAGTTTGACTGCGTGAGAATAAGGGAAGCTTTCGAGAAGATTGGTAGGCCGGCGCCGGAACCTAAGGGGATTATTGATTCACTGGCGTTGTTGACTAAAAAATTTGGCAGGAGAGCCGGTGACATGAAG ATGGAAACCCTTGCAAACTATTTTGGGCTTGGAAAACAGACACATAG GAGCTTGGATGATGTTCGCATGAACCTTGAAGTTCTCAAGTACTGTGCAACGGTTTTGTTCCTG GAGTCAAGCCTTCCAGATATATTCACAGCAGATTGTGCAGTTTCCCCAGGACCTACGACAAGTACTAGTAGCAAGTTATATTCTGAGTCGCCTATCCTTGACATGTACACCCTTTCTCCAAGTTCGCCTTCTAAAAGTGTTCCTTGTATATCTCTGATGGATCTTGAAAATGGTGAAGACCATCCTATAGTCTCTCTTCAAACTTGTCACACTGTTGAGGTTAATTCAGATGCGACTACTCCAGCTCAATCTGATCCTTTTGACATGACTCAACTCAAAAACGAAATAAAAACCGAGGCCCTTAAATTAGATGCCATCGCCAAAGAAAAACCTGAGCCACAGTCTCCCGATATTTCCCCAGCAAGGGCTACTGTTGAAGGTTGTAGTGGATATGCAGGATTCCTAGAGCTGGATGAAGTTTCTACAACTTCCATCAGTGTATCTATAACCTCGCATTGTCGCGGCACTCACCGAATAAAATTGTTACACAGAAATGTTGCTTTGCAGCTCTGTTGTCCTCGTTTACGAGTGAGATTTGGAATCAATCCAAAATTTGTCAATCAGGCAGGTTGGCCACGTTTGAGTTTTCTGGTTGATGCTACTCCGATTTTTTGTGAGATCCTTGATTCTTGCGATGCTGTGGCGAAGAAATTTTCCGAGGATCATGGAAGCAGTTCTGAGTGGAGGCATGTCGTGATCCGAAATTATAGTTATGTCAACAACCCAACTGTCCGACTGCA CATTCCTACCATTGTCAACGGTGATACTGCTCAATATGGCACGGAGATACATCGAAAAGACCAGTCCGGTAATGTGCAACAGTACATATTTGACAAATTCGATGTTACCAAACTCAGTAACTTATTGAGAACCGGAATCTCCCTGGACGCATTCTTCAGCTTGGATACTTACTATTATCAACAAAGTGCCGGTATTCGTTTAGTGGCAAAAAAGTTGGTTATACATCCTAGTCAGTAG